One Skermanella sp. TT6 genomic window, CGGACAAGCCGCTCGACCGGGTCATGGTGGACCCGATACTGGTGCAGGCGGAGGTCGGCGGTGCGGGACTCGGGAGGAACCACCCGGGCGGGCGGCGAGGTTGCCCCCGGAGTCGAGCAGCGCCACCGCGACCCGGTTGGCGGCGCACAGGCGCATGGCGTTGGCGGTCATATGGGTGGTGCCCAGCAATACCACCGCCTCCAGCCGGTGCGGCTCGATCGCGGCCAGCTTGCGCCGGCGCCGCGGTGCATCGTCCTGGTCGGGCTCCTCCTCCGCCCAGACGGTCAGCGTGCCGCCCTCGAAGCGGACGACCGAGCCCGGCTGCGTGACATACAGGACGGTCACGGCGCCGCCGTCTCCCCGACCCTGGGTTCCCGGGATTGGTAAGGCACCCGGGACGCCATTGCCATCCAGCCCGGCGCCTCGTCGGGGAACGTGTCGCGGAGGAAGGCTTCCAGCTTGTCGAAATGACCCGCCAGGATTGCGGCGTCGCGCGGGCCGGTCGCCTGGAAGCCGTGGATCAGAAGGCTGGTGTTGCGCGCCTTGACGCTCTCCTCGTTGCCGAAAACATGCAACATCTCGCCGGCCGGCACTTTCAAGTGACGCAGGAACAATACAGCCGCCTCACGCGCGAACGAAAGGTGTCGTGCGGCTCCGTCCTCGGGCTTGCGCCTGCTCTCCGTGATCGCATTCATACCCTTTTTCTTTTTCGCGAACTTGGCGACTTCCGGATCCTCCGGGTCCATGAATTCGGTATCGTGGCCGCGGGCGAACAGGTGCGCCTGGCCGAGCAGTTCGGTGCAGCGGTAGACGCGAAGGGAGGCGTCCTCGAACTGCTCCTGGGCGATGCGCCGGCGGCCGTTGGCGATCAGTTCGGCGGTCAGGCGACCGACATGCCGCGCGAAAGCCGGCATGTCCCCGTCCCGCAGTTCCTTCTCTCGTGCCTTTTCGACGGCGGCCAGGGAGCGGAGCCATCCGGCGGCTTCCTCATCGACGTCGAAGCCTTCCCATCCCGGCGGCAGGACGGCCGACCCGGCGGCCGGAGCGCGGGCGGCGGCGGTGCCGAAATCCAGGCGGTCCCAGGCTCCGTAAAACCCGGCCAGCGCCAGGATGCCGGCGAACCACGGCCGCATTCCCTCGGGCACCGCGTCCGGGGAGGCGGCCGGGTCTTCGATCAGCGTCGCCACCCCGGCGAAGCTGCCGTTCCGGAACAGCCTGAGTGCCGCGTCCAGCTTGCGCCGGGCGGTGACGTGGAGCGTCCGGGCGTTCACCACGTCCTCGGTGCCGGCGCGGATGTTGCCCTGGTTCGCCTTGTCCCGCTCCCCCGTGATGTAGCGCAGGACCGGGATCTCGTGGCGGACCGCCGCCATCGCCAGGGCGGCGCTCATCGCCTTGGTGCCGCGCGTGATGTCGGCGACGCAGCGGTCGGCGGGGATGCCGGCGCCCAGCACGGCGGCGATCTCCCTGTCGAAGTGGTCGAAGCAGGCGTCGGGGTTGTCCTCCTGCCGGGCCGCCGGGAGCGGCGCGATGCGGATCGGAACGTCGGGGTAACGCCGCGCCAGTTCCTCCGCGTGCACCCGCGTCTCCAGCGACGGCAGCAGGACGGCGGCGTGCCAGGCGTCGGTCGTCAGCGACATGCCGAGCGGGGTGTACAGCGTCTCCTCCAGCTTGGCGGGATTGCCCGTGCCGATGCTCATGAAGATCACGCGATGGTCCATGGGATGGGGCTTTCGGAATCTTGAGGTTGATCACGCGATCGCCCGTCAGTCGACGAGCTTCACTCGGGACACGGGCTTGAAATCCGTGTCGCCGTCCGAGAACCGGATACGGTAGTCATTGCCGACGCGGCCGAGCACCGTCACGGGCTCGCCGTCCAGCAGAGCCCGGCGCGGGAATTCGGCCGCCGCCGGCCCGGCGGGGCGCCGCGGCCCTGCATTGCCCGGCCCGCTGCCCGACGCCTCGCCGAATTCCCGGTCCAGGCGAGCCAGGAATTCCTTCAGCATCGCCGTGCTGTTCCGGCGGTCCGGCAGCCGCTCGGCGGGGAAGCCGATGAACCGCAGTACCGGTACACCATCGACCGTGCGGCCGAAGTGCAGGTGATAGGGTGCCGCGTGCCTTTTCAGCCTGGTTGCGAATGGGATACGGTTTCGCGGCAGGCCGAGCGCGATGCGCTTCTGCTTAGGCACCTGGTCCTTGGCGAGTTGCTGAAGCACGGTGCCGGCGCGGTCGATGACCGTTTCCCATCGGTCCGATTTCGCCAGCCGCCATTCGGCGATCAGGCCGGCGGCGGATGCCTCGTGCAGGTCGGGGGCGTCCACCGGCCGGGGTTCACCTGCTCCGCTCCGGCGGACAAGGGCGAGACAGTCGGCGACGGACCCAATGCCGGGAACCGCGATGTCGGCGAAGCCGCCGAAGCCTTTCCTGGACTTGGCACCGACTCCGCCATACCGGGCGAGCAGCCACAGCGCCGCCTGGGCATGGTCCAGGGCATCCGCCGGCGCCGGGCCGAGCTTGCCGGTGGGCCGTGCAGTCAGCGTGACCATCCAGGCATTCCCGGGCGGCGACTGGTAACGCTGACGCGGCTTGCCGGTGGGCTCGTCCATGCCGTAGGATGCGTACCAGAGACCTTGGACCGTCTTGTTGTCCTTCGGCTTGGTCAGGCCCGTGGAGGAGCGCTTCTTGTCATAGGGGATGGACGCCGCGGGCTGCCCGGTCGGCTCCACCGTCAGCCGCACCGCGCCGGCGCGCCGGGTATCGCCCCAGATCAGCGCTTCCAACTCCTTCAGGTCCGCCAGCGGAAGATGGCCGGCGAAGAGGGTGCGCCACCACCAGCGCAGCAAGCCGCGCAGGGAGGCCGGCCTCAGCTCGCAGTCCGCTTGCCCTTGAGCGGCACCGGCGAAGAAGCCAGGCGCCACGAGGGTGAGGGTGAAGCTGCGGGAGATTCCCGCCGCCTCTGGCGCCGCCGGCACGGCGCCCCGGACCGGCCGGAAGGCACCATAACCCGCGTTGGTCTTGGCACCGGCGCCCCGATGGCACAGGGCCGCCAGCAGCCATTGCATCGCCTGCTCCGCCAGGACGGCGTCGCCGGCGGCACGAGGCGATACCGCGATCTCGAAGGTCTCGCCCGACGGGACCGACAGGAAGGAGACGGGCTTGGGTTCGAACCAGTCGCCGGGCGGTTCCTTGCCCTGGTAGTAGCCGTCATGATGGTTGGTGACGATGTCGCGGACCAGCTTGGGCCAGACGGTCGGCCATGCGTCATGGAACACCACCGAGCCGACCGCGCCGGACCCGTCGACGGAAGCCTCGACTTCGGCCTGCCCTTCGGCTTCGGGTTCTTCGGCAAGCCGGCGGCCGGCCTTGCGCGGACCGGTGCCGAAGACCTGGTCGATCCTCGCCTGGGCCGCCTTGGCATCCCCTTGGGACGGCATCCAGACGGTTTCCGCCCAGGCCCGGGCCATGCCTTTCAAGCCGCTGCCCGGCAGATGGACGAAGCCGTAGAGCGGGTGCAGGCAGATCCCCGCGTTCTCCAGCGCCGAGGCGCGCGACAGGTGCAGGGTCAGCGGCCCGGCGGTGCGGACCTCGGTGATGACGGCTCCGAGATCCGCCAACATCATCGCCCGGCGCCGGCCGCGCAGGGTCGCCAGGAGCGCCGGGTCGCCGTCAGCCTCGCAGACAAGGTCGAGAACGGGCCTCTGGTTCTCCTTCTGGGTGCCGCCGGCGCTGAACTTGTCCAGTTGCAGGCCGGGATGGCAACGCGCCGCCGGGATCCTGGACAGGAGGGCCGGCAGGCCGAGAGAGACGAAGGGGCCGGAGCCGAGTTCAGGCGGCATCTTCGTCGCTCCCGCGCAGCCCCTCCGCCTCGGCGAAGCGGTTCAGCCACAGGAGATACGACATGGTCTCCGCCGTCGCCCGCTTGAGGAAGGCGGAGTCCCGCGATGTGATCTCCTGGATCAGCGCATGGGGATCGTCACCCGCGCTGGTCGTGCGAAGCTCGCGTTGGTCAAGCACCCAGCAGTTCAGCGTCTCCAGCAACGCGACCAAGCCGGGCTTGGCGTTCTTCGCGTCGCGAGCCTTCGCCTTGGCCGCGACGAAGGCCAACGCTTGGCCCAGCCCGGCGGCACGGATCCGCATGGGCAGCTTCTTCGCGTGGCCGGCGAAATCTCCGGCCGCCTTGGCATCCGGGCTCTTGCCCATTTCCTGCACGGCGTTCCAGGCATGGGCGGCCCGGCGCTGGTCCAGGGACTGTTCCAGGGATTTGCGTCGCGGAGGCTCCTGCCGTCCGGCCGGCGGCGCCTGGGACGGGTTCCGGGCGTCACGGCCCTTGTTGGTCGGCTTCATGCCCGGACCTCCCGCCCTTGCAGGCGCAAGGCGCACAGTCCCCGACCGATGGTCTCGTCTCCGTCGATCTGCACGATCCGAGGGGAGCGGCCGGCAAGCCAGGCCATCACCTCCGCGGCGGTCATCCGCAGTTTCTCGTTCCGGCTGCCCTCGGCCAGGGCCAGGGCATAGAACAGGGTCTCGGTCGGCAGGACCTCCTGGTAGAACAGCGCCCCTCTCCTGACCGTCTTCGTCTCGGCGTCCAACCCGATGCGGGCGGTGACCTCGGTGGCGTAGCGGGCAAAATGTGTGAAATCATCGTCCGACAGGATCGCCAGATAGCCGCGCATCCGTTCCCGCACCGCAGCGTCATCGGTGACGCGCGCCGCCAGCGCCGCCGCCCAGTCCCCCGGATCGCCGGCGCGCCGGAAGTCGAACTCCTCCAGGATCGCCGTCTCGCCGTCCACCGTCAGGTTGCCGGCCGCGCACAGGACGGTGTGGTCGGCGACCGTCGGAACGCCGGGCAGTTCCGCCGCGCACCCGGCCAGCGCCGCGTCGCGCCGGAAGCGATGCAGCACCGCCGGGCACGTCACCCAGGCGAACACACCCTTGATCGACCGGACCGGAAAGGCTAGAAGGCGCGCGTCGGTCAGGGCGAGGGCGCCGCCATGCTTGTCGGCTTCGGCCGTTTCCGGACCGAAGACGGAATACCAATCCTGCCGAGGTTCCTCGGCCGGCCTGGTGGCGGCGCGCAGCACACCCTTGAGGGACGAACCGGGGATCACCGGCCAATCGGTATGACGCTCGCGCTGCACCGGCAGGTCTATGGCGTCGAGCGCCGCGCCCGAGCCGGGATGCAATCCGGACAGGGCATGTAGAAACAGAAGCGATCCCTCAGGCATAATTCCATCCCCCGGTCACGAAACACCCATATCCAAGTCCCCCGTCTTCTCCGTCGTGCAGGCTGGGCGAGCCGAGCGCGCCGTCCTCTCCCCGCCGGAAGAAGTAGACGCTGCCGGCAGGCGCCAGGAATCGGGTCGCCTTCGGCCCATCGAGCGCCAAGTCCCAGCCGGAGACCGCCGGCGCCGGCCCGACCGACGCGGCCAGGGGTTTCCAGTCGCGCCCGTGCCAGCCGCCGGCCAGGAAGGCCGGAGTGGTGAGCACGGCCAGCGGTCCTCCGGCCGCCGCCACCGGGCCGGAGGGCCAACCGATCGGCTGTGAGGATACCTCGCAGGCGACATGCCGCCCTTCTCCGCCCCATCGCAGCAGGTGCATTTCCCTCAGCAACTCGGCGGCGGCGGGGGTCAGGCCCGCGACTTCGGCGATGAATCCGACACCTTCCTCCAGTCGGAGGAAGCCGTTGGTGAAGATCATCCCCTCGGCGGCCGTGTTGCTCCCTCCCGAGACAGCGATGCCCGAGCGGGTCTCGACCTGGAAGAGATCCGAAGGCTTGACGAAGTGTTCGCCGCCCGGAACCCCGCCATCGAGATAGGCGCGCAGGCCGTCCAACGTGACGAAACCGCCCGCAGGTTCGGTGCGGGTCCGTGTCCGCATCCAGAGCGGGTGCAATCGCGGACCCGGCGCGGTCGTCCAGCCCGGCAGGTCGCCGTCCAGGGGATCGAGCCGGAAGATTTCCTGTCCCCCTTTCTCACGATGCAGGGTCGAAGGCGTGGGCACGACCGGCTGTCCGTCCAGCGCCAGCCAGGGTCCGCGCAAGGCCATCGAAGCGGCGCAGGCCAGCGTTCCGCCCTGCGCCGCCAGGGCGTCGGCGAATCCCTGCCCTGCCTGGACACTCCGCGTCAGACGTCGGAAGTCGCAGCCGAGCCGGGCCAGCAGGTGGGAGCGCAAGGCGCCGGCCAGCGTCTGCGGCATAGGGAGCCCGGATTCGAGGCGTGCGCCCGCGTCGAACGACCGGCCGTCGCGGAAAAAGAGAAGGTCCAGCGGCGTCAGGTAGAGCGTCAGGGTGGTTTCGGTCATGGCAAACCCTCAGGCATCCCGGCCGCGAGCGATGAAGCCGGCGCTCTGGCACAGCAGCACGAAATCGCGGAAGGCGCCGGGGCGGTGCGGACCTTCCCGGTAGGCGGCATAGTGGCCGGCGATCCGGCGCCCCGCCCCCTCCGCATCACCGTTCCCGAGCAGCCTGCGGGTATCGGTATCCGACCGATCGACCTGCCGTCGGATCTCGGCTTCGACGGCTTCGGGCGGCAGCGGGGAAAGGGTGCTCTCCAGCCGGCGGAGCCGGTAGGCCCAACGATCGGAGGCACCTCCGACGAACGCATCGACCAGTTCGCCGATCCAGCCGGCGTCGGCCCAGCGCGCCACGGCCTGGGCGCGTTCGCCGGAGCGCCGGAGCACGGTCAGCGCCAGCCGGTTCCGTCCGGCGGACTTGGCCGCCTTCTCGGCTTGACGGGCGGCTGCCAGCACGGCCCGCAGATCCTCCTTGTGGTGCGCCAGGACGATCCCGGCGGAGAGACTGGCGCGCGGCCCCAGGGTCAAGCGGTCGCAACGATCGTCGGGAAGGCGGAACCATCCCTCGTGCCGGGCGGCATTGCCGTCGGTCAGCGCCCCTCCGAACGCATCCCGCAGGCGCTTGGCGCAGGCGAGCGCGCGGCGCGCCGGAAGGAACGCGAGCACGTCGTCGCCGCCGGCATAGACGAGCGTGCCCGCTTCATCCTTCACGACATGCGGCGCGATGTGCCCGGAAAAACCCGCCAGCGCCTCCGACAGGGCCGCCTGCCATTGGGGGCCGACGGGGCTCCGGATCTCCAGCGCCTTCCTCGCCTCGTCGTCCAGCCCGTCGCACAGGAACGCGGGCAGGATCTCTCCCAAGGCCGGCGCCTTGCGGCCGGACAGCCAATCGCCCATGTTATCGCCGTCCATCAGGACGACCGCGTAATAGGTCGGCACGGGATTGTCCGGCCGATCCCGCTCGGCCTTGATCTGCTGCCATATCGCTGGCGGGACCAGATCGTCGTCGTCGCCGTCGCCAGGGTCGGCCACCGGACGACGGCGGTGCAGCCATTGGCCGGACCACCCCGCGGACCCGTCCTGCCAAGGCAGTTCCGTCCGGCCCAGCCATTCCCGAGCCGCGACCGTCGCGGTATCGGGAAAGCGCATGCTCGGCCGGTCTATTCCCAGCCGCCGGGCCAGCCCGGCCGGCATGACGAAGCGCTTGACCAGCGACGGCGCGCAGAAACGCTCGCCTCGGCGAAGGCGGACGCCATCGATTCGCACCTTCTCCGCCACCGCTCTCCAGAAAGCTTCGTTACCGTCGCGGTCGTCCGGTCCCATCCGTTCCCATGTGCCGAGCAGCGTGCATTTCGCCGGATGCCGGCTTCCGGCCGCCTCTTCGCCGCCGCCGGCCTGTACGGGGCGAACACTCCGGGCGGCTTCCAGGACGCGCCCAACCAGTTCCACCCGGGCTTGCCAGGCACTTGCTTCTCCCTCCCGCAGGGACTTGCACGCTTCTTCCGGGAGGGCGGCGAGAAGCTGCCGGATCGCCTGCCGGCCGGGCCATAGATCCTGCTGCCCGGCAGCGCCGAGCAATCGGGCCAAGCGGTCGTCGTCCGCCGTGTCGGGCACGACGACGGCCCGGATATCGAGCATGGCGTCGATCTGGCGATCCCACCTCCGGTCCCAGCCAGGAAAGTCGCCGCCGATCTTGGCATCGATGACTTGGCGTACGAGATCCGCCATTTCCCGCAATGCCGCGCGGGCGGCAGCCTCGCATTCGCGGGCGAGCTCAACCGCCTCGGCCCCGTCGCCGCCCCACGGTATCGAGGCGAGGAACCGATGCGGCAACCCGGCCACCATCGCCGCGCCCGCCGCTTCGGGAACACCGAGCCACCGATCCATCAGCGGATTGCCCCGCAGGACCGGAAAGATCAGGGCCGTCGGTCCATGGCGGACGAGGACCGGCTCCATCGCGCGGAAAGCCAACCATGACAGCAGCGTGCTTCCGGTCCAGAGGTCGCGGAGCGAGCGCGCGGCGGCGATCATGGATTGCACCGGGCCGAGCACGACCGACAGCAGCGCCGAATGTTCCCCGCCCGCCTCCATGGCGGCGCGGCGGGCAGCGAGATCCGCTTCCTGCCAGACGGTATGGGTAGGATAGGTATCGTCGGCGGCGACCCAGAGAACATCGGGGTTGCCGGCGGCTGCGACGGCCTCGGGAAGGTGCCGCCAGAGCGAGAGGAACATGTCCTTCCCGCCGGCCGCGCCATCGGATGAGCGGCCGACCGCCGTTCGAATCCTGTCGGCTTCCTCGGCGATCAGCCTCCCGGCCGAAGCCGGGTCGGGATGCCGGCGCCGGGCGCCCCCGAACGGGTGCAGGTGGAAGTGATCCCCAGCATCCCCGGTGCCGACATCCGCCCTGCCGGAACGGCCCAGCGCGGTCAGCCACGATCCCAAGGCGTGATGCCGACCCATTATTACCTCGATGTTGAATTAATTGATGAGAATCAGAGATCAATTATGTCCTTAGTAGTATGCAATTGTTTAAAATATATTACGATATGGAGCGATGGTTTGTGGGCGGATCACTGGCGAAAGCCAGCGGCCCGATGCACTCGGGCCAGCGGCGCCATCACCCGACCCGATCCCACGCCCGCCGCCTTTGGACGTAAGTCGCAGCCACCGTGCGGTCGCCCCGCTGGGGCATCAGAACGAGCAGTTCCTCGTTCAGGTCGCCGGCCACCGTCTCCATCCGGAGCGCCATGGCCGACTTCCATCGGCATCATCACGCAAGTCCCGGCTGCGTCGGACGAGACGGTCAAATGCTCCCTGTTTCGCTCCCCCCATTGGGCGGGGCGGTAGTCGCAAGATCTTGCTGTATTGATCGGATGCGCAGATTTGCGCAGGTGGTTTCCAATCCCCTCATCAACGGGGCGGTAGTCGCAAGGGATCATGGTTGAAATCCTGATCAGGCTCTAACCGGGCCGGTTTCAATCCCCTCATCAGCGGGGCGGTAGTCGCAAGAAGGGTTAGACGGGCGGGATGGGAAACGAAAACCGGGTTTCAATCCCCTCATCAGCGGGGCGGTAGTCGCAAGGTTCGCCGGCCGCATCGTCACGCTGTCCCCAGTCGTCCGGTTTCAATCCCCTCATCAGCGGGGCGGTAGTCGCAAGGATGCGGCACGATAAGCGCATCCACACCCCCTGGTTCACGTTTCAATCCCCTCATCAGCGGGGCGGTAGTCGCAAGCCCGTGGATCGTCCGCCTTGTTGGCGAGGACATCATCGTGTTTCAATCCCCTCATCAGCGGGGCGGTAGTCGCAAGTGGGCCAATCACCATCGATCAACTTATGACCCGAGTGTTTCAATCCCCTCATCAGCGGGGCGGTAGTCGCAAGGGCGGGGGTCCGAAACCGATGCTGCCTCAACGGCTTATCCCCCATGGAATCGTAACCTCCACTCATCGGCAGGCCATCGGCAAGCCTTGGGCAGCTTGGTCAGGGCAAAATATCAACAGAATCAAAGATCCGACCCCGATCGTAACCTCCCTGGGAAAACGACCTTCCCCGAGGTTACGTCAACGGTTCCCGCCGTCAGCGCGGCGTCGCAGCTTACCGGATCGGGTAGGTCAGGTGAACAGGTTTTTCCACCGTCACGGCCGGGTAGATCCGCCACCGCCCCGAAGACGCTCCCCCGGCCCCAGACGCCCCGCCCCGCTCAGACCGCCCCCACCATCCCCATTCCCCCGTCCCGGTCCCACGCCCGCCGCCCCTGGACATAGGTCGCGGCGACCGCACGGTCGTCGCCAAGAGTCATCAGGACGAACAGCTCCTCCTCCAGGTCGCCGTCCACCGTCTCCATCCGGTGCGCCATGGCGGGCGTGGCCCGCGCGTCCAGCACCGCGAGATCGGCGAAGCAGCCGGGTTCGATCGTGCCGATGGTGCCGCCCAGCCCCAGGCTGAGGGCGTTCCCGCGCGTCATCATGTGGAAGGCCGACAGCGCCGGCAGGTTCTGCCCGCCGAGCTGGAGCACCTTGTAGCCCTCCGCCGCCGTGCGCAGCATGGAATAGCTGGTGCCGCCGCCGACGTCGGTGGCGACCGACACCCGCACCGGGTCCCGGCCGCGCGCCAGCCGCTCCAGGTCGAACAGCCCGCTGCCGATGAACAGGTTGGAGGTCGGGCAGAACACCGCGACCGACCGGCTCTCCGACAGACGGCGGACCTCGTCGTCCTCCAGATGGATGCAGTGGCCGAACAGCGAGCGCTCGCCCAGCAGCCCGTAACGATCATAGACGTCGGTATAGTGGCGGGCATCCGGGAACAGGCCGCGCACCGTCTCGATCTCCTTCAGGTTCTCGGACAGGTGGGTCTGCATGTAGACGCCGGAGAATTCCCGGTTCAGCGCCCCCGCCGCCTCCAGCTGCGCCTCGGTCGAGGTGATCGCGAAGCGTGGGGTCACGGCGTAGAGCTGCCGGCCCCGGCCGTGCCAGCGCCCGATCAGCGCCCGGCTCTCGTCATAGCCCGATTGCGCCGTGTCGCGCAGGCCCGGCGGCGCGTTGCGGTCCATCATCACCTTGCCGGCGATCATGGCGGTCCCGCGCCGCTCCGACTCCGCGAACAGGGCTTCGACCGAACCCGGATGCACGGTCGCGTAGACCACCGCCGTGGTCGTGCCGTTGCGCAGCAGCTCGTCCAGGAAGAAGCTGGCGTTGCGGGCCGCGTGATCGGGGTCGGCGAAGCGCTGCTCCTCGACGAAGGTGTATTTGTTCAGCCATTCCAGGAGCTGCGCGCCGTAGGACGCGATCACCTGGGTCTGGGGGAAATGGATGTGGGTGTCGATCAGCCCGGGCACGATCAGCCCGTGCGGGTGATGGTCCACCGGCGTTCCCGGCGGCAGGCCGGGCAGCAGCGACCGGGCCTCGCCGACTTCCGCGATCCTGCCGTCCCGAACCACCACCAGCCCGTCGTCGATCAGGCGGTAGCTCGCCGTGTCGCCCGGCCCGGACGGCTCGGCGGTGAAGCTCAGCAGCCGACCGCGGATCGCCTTCGGCTCCGGCGCCGATCCTGCCATGTCCCTCATCCTTTCGCCATCCCTCAAAGACAATAATCCTATATCCTAATTCGCGCGGTTGGTCCAGGCCGCCAGCACGCGCCGTTCCTCCGGCGTGATCATGGTGATGTTGCCCGGCGGCATGGCGTCGGACAACACGGCTTGCAGGCGGATCTGCCCGGCGTGGCGTTGGATCTCCTCCGGCGTGTCCAGCCGGACGCCGCGCGGCGGCGCGGGCAGGCCCTCCCACGCGGGCATCTCGGCATGGCACATGCTGCAGCGGGTCAGGATCACCTCCTCGGCCTGGGCGAACTCGACCGGCTCGGCCCCATTGCCGGTGGCG contains:
- a CDS encoding CRISPR-associated endonuclease Cas1, whose translation is MTVLYVTQPGSVVRFEGGTLTVWAEEEPDQDDAPRRRRKLAAIEPHRLEAVVLLGTTHMTANAMRLCAANRVAVALLDSGGNLAARPGGSSRVPHRRPPPAPVSGPP
- a CDS encoding TIGR02710 family CRISPR-associated CARF protein — its product is MDHRVIFMSIGTGNPAKLEETLYTPLGMSLTTDAWHAAVLLPSLETRVHAEELARRYPDVPIRIAPLPAARQEDNPDACFDHFDREIAAVLGAGIPADRCVADITRGTKAMSAALAMAAVRHEIPVLRYITGERDKANQGNIRAGTEDVVNARTLHVTARRKLDAALRLFRNGSFAGVATLIEDPAASPDAVPEGMRPWFAGILALAGFYGAWDRLDFGTAAARAPAAGSAVLPPGWEGFDVDEEAAGWLRSLAAVEKAREKELRDGDMPAFARHVGRLTAELIANGRRRIAQEQFEDASLRVYRCTELLGQAHLFARGHDTEFMDPEDPEVAKFAKKKKGMNAITESRRKPEDGAARHLSFAREAAVLFLRHLKVPAGEMLHVFGNEESVKARNTSLLIHGFQATGPRDAAILAGHFDKLEAFLRDTFPDEAPGWMAMASRVPYQSREPRVGETAAP
- the cmr6 gene encoding type III-B CRISPR module RAMP protein Cmr6, with product MPPELGSGPFVSLGLPALLSRIPAARCHPGLQLDKFSAGGTQKENQRPVLDLVCEADGDPALLATLRGRRRAMMLADLGAVITEVRTAGPLTLHLSRASALENAGICLHPLYGFVHLPGSGLKGMARAWAETVWMPSQGDAKAAQARIDQVFGTGPRKAGRRLAEEPEAEGQAEVEASVDGSGAVGSVVFHDAWPTVWPKLVRDIVTNHHDGYYQGKEPPGDWFEPKPVSFLSVPSGETFEIAVSPRAAGDAVLAEQAMQWLLAALCHRGAGAKTNAGYGAFRPVRGAVPAAPEAAGISRSFTLTLVAPGFFAGAAQGQADCELRPASLRGLLRWWWRTLFAGHLPLADLKELEALIWGDTRRAGAVRLTVEPTGQPAASIPYDKKRSSTGLTKPKDNKTVQGLWYASYGMDEPTGKPRQRYQSPPGNAWMVTLTARPTGKLGPAPADALDHAQAALWLLARYGGVGAKSRKGFGGFADIAVPGIGSVADCLALVRRSGAGEPRPVDAPDLHEASAAGLIAEWRLAKSDRWETVIDRAGTVLQQLAKDQVPKQKRIALGLPRNRIPFATRLKRHAAPYHLHFGRTVDGVPVLRFIGFPAERLPDRRNSTAMLKEFLARLDREFGEASGSGPGNAGPRRPAGPAAAEFPRRALLDGEPVTVLGRVGNDYRIRFSDGDTDFKPVSRVKLVD
- the cmr5 gene encoding type III-B CRISPR module-associated protein Cmr5, yielding MKPTNKGRDARNPSQAPPAGRQEPPRRKSLEQSLDQRRAAHAWNAVQEMGKSPDAKAAGDFAGHAKKLPMRIRAAGLGQALAFVAAKAKARDAKNAKPGLVALLETLNCWVLDQRELRTTSAGDDPHALIQEITSRDSAFLKRATAETMSYLLWLNRFAEAEGLRGSDEDAA
- the cmr4 gene encoding type III-B CRISPR module RAMP protein Cmr4, whose amino-acid sequence is MPEGSLLFLHALSGLHPGSGAALDAIDLPVQRERHTDWPVIPGSSLKGVLRAATRPAEEPRQDWYSVFGPETAEADKHGGALALTDARLLAFPVRSIKGVFAWVTCPAVLHRFRRDAALAGCAAELPGVPTVADHTVLCAAGNLTVDGETAILEEFDFRRAGDPGDWAAALAARVTDDAAVRERMRGYLAILSDDDFTHFARYATEVTARIGLDAETKTVRRGALFYQEVLPTETLFYALALAEGSRNEKLRMTAAEVMAWLAGRSPRIVQIDGDETIGRGLCALRLQGREVRA
- the cmr3 gene encoding type III-B CRISPR module-associated protein Cmr3, with amino-acid sequence MTETTLTLYLTPLDLLFFRDGRSFDAGARLESGLPMPQTLAGALRSHLLARLGCDFRRLTRSVQAGQGFADALAAQGGTLACAASMALRGPWLALDGQPVVPTPSTLHREKGGQEIFRLDPLDGDLPGWTTAPGPRLHPLWMRTRTRTEPAGGFVTLDGLRAYLDGGVPGGEHFVKPSDLFQVETRSGIAVSGGSNTAAEGMIFTNGFLRLEEGVGFIAEVAGLTPAAAELLREMHLLRWGGEGRHVACEVSSQPIGWPSGPVAAAGGPLAVLTTPAFLAGGWHGRDWKPLAASVGPAPAVSGWDLALDGPKATRFLAPAGSVYFFRRGEDGALGSPSLHDGEDGGLGYGCFVTGGWNYA
- the cas10 gene encoding type III-B CRISPR-associated protein Cas10/Cmr2 is translated as MGRHHALGSWLTALGRSGRADVGTGDAGDHFHLHPFGGARRRHPDPASAGRLIAEEADRIRTAVGRSSDGAAGGKDMFLSLWRHLPEAVAAAGNPDVLWVAADDTYPTHTVWQEADLAARRAAMEAGGEHSALLSVVLGPVQSMIAAARSLRDLWTGSTLLSWLAFRAMEPVLVRHGPTALIFPVLRGNPLMDRWLGVPEAAGAAMVAGLPHRFLASIPWGGDGAEAVELARECEAAARAALREMADLVRQVIDAKIGGDFPGWDRRWDRQIDAMLDIRAVVVPDTADDDRLARLLGAAGQQDLWPGRQAIRQLLAALPEEACKSLREGEASAWQARVELVGRVLEAARSVRPVQAGGGEEAAGSRHPAKCTLLGTWERMGPDDRDGNEAFWRAVAEKVRIDGVRLRRGERFCAPSLVKRFVMPAGLARRLGIDRPSMRFPDTATVAAREWLGRTELPWQDGSAGWSGQWLHRRRPVADPGDGDDDDLVPPAIWQQIKAERDRPDNPVPTYYAVVLMDGDNMGDWLSGRKAPALGEILPAFLCDGLDDEARKALEIRSPVGPQWQAALSEALAGFSGHIAPHVVKDEAGTLVYAGGDDVLAFLPARRALACAKRLRDAFGGALTDGNAARHEGWFRLPDDRCDRLTLGPRASLSAGIVLAHHKEDLRAVLAAARQAEKAAKSAGRNRLALTVLRRSGERAQAVARWADAGWIGELVDAFVGGASDRWAYRLRRLESTLSPLPPEAVEAEIRRQVDRSDTDTRRLLGNGDAEGAGRRIAGHYAAYREGPHRPGAFRDFVLLCQSAGFIARGRDA
- the guaD gene encoding guanine deaminase; this encodes MAGSAPEPKAIRGRLLSFTAEPSGPGDTASYRLIDDGLVVVRDGRIAEVGEARSLLPGLPPGTPVDHHPHGLIVPGLIDTHIHFPQTQVIASYGAQLLEWLNKYTFVEEQRFADPDHAARNASFFLDELLRNGTTTAVVYATVHPGSVEALFAESERRGTAMIAGKVMMDRNAPPGLRDTAQSGYDESRALIGRWHGRGRQLYAVTPRFAITSTEAQLEAAGALNREFSGVYMQTHLSENLKEIETVRGLFPDARHYTDVYDRYGLLGERSLFGHCIHLEDDEVRRLSESRSVAVFCPTSNLFIGSGLFDLERLARGRDPVRVSVATDVGGGTSYSMLRTAAEGYKVLQLGGQNLPALSAFHMMTRGNALSLGLGGTIGTIEPGCFADLAVLDARATPAMAHRMETVDGDLEEELFVLMTLGDDRAVAATYVQGRRAWDRDGGMGMVGAV